Proteins encoded within one genomic window of [Enterobacter] lignolyticus SCF1:
- a CDS encoding PTS sugar transporter subunit IIB: MKNIVLCCAAGMSTSMLVQRMKDAAQKKGVEVSIKAVPVAEFKDNIATADLILLGPQVKYEQAKLQAQADPLGKKVAVIDMMDYGMMKGDVVLEKALKLME; the protein is encoded by the coding sequence ATGAAGAACATCGTTTTATGCTGTGCTGCAGGTATGTCCACCAGCATGCTGGTTCAACGTATGAAAGACGCCGCACAGAAAAAAGGCGTTGAGGTTTCGATTAAGGCCGTCCCCGTCGCTGAGTTCAAAGACAATATCGCTACGGCAGACCTCATCCTGCTGGGGCCGCAGGTGAAATACGAGCAGGCAAAACTGCAGGCGCAGGCCGATCCGCTGGGTAAGAAAGTGGCGGTCATTGATATGATGGATTACGGCATGATGAAAGGCGATGTCGTTCTGGAAAAAGCCCTCAAGCTGATGGAGTAA
- a CDS encoding ABC transporter permease, translating into MSNTSLPVSARPATWRGLSSYLGLLGALLAMVVLFSFLSDHFLSLNTFSTIANQIPDLMVMSVGMTFVLIIAGIDLSVGSVLALSAAVVSVTYLNLHWSPWLAAIAGIVVATAIGSLTGLIAVIWRIPTFIVSLGMLEIARGSAYQLTDSRTAYIGSSFDFLADPIAFGISPSFVIAVLVILVGHLVLTRTIFGRHLIGIGTNEEAVRLSGINPAPYKVVVFALMGALAGLASLFQVARLEAADPNGGVGMELQVIAAVVIGGTSLMGGRGSVICTFLGALIISVLAAGLAQIGASEPTKRVITGLVIVVAVVLDTYRSQRQKT; encoded by the coding sequence ATGAGTAATACGTCACTGCCGGTCAGCGCACGTCCCGCGACATGGCGCGGATTAAGCAGCTATCTGGGATTGCTCGGCGCGCTGCTGGCGATGGTTGTTCTGTTTTCATTTCTCAGCGATCACTTCCTCAGCCTGAATACCTTCAGCACGATAGCCAACCAAATTCCCGATTTGATGGTGATGTCGGTTGGTATGACCTTTGTGCTGATTATTGCCGGCATCGACCTGTCGGTGGGCTCCGTGCTGGCGCTGTCGGCTGCCGTGGTGAGCGTGACCTATCTGAACCTGCACTGGTCTCCCTGGCTTGCGGCTATCGCGGGCATTGTGGTGGCGACGGCAATAGGTTCATTAACCGGCCTGATCGCCGTTATCTGGCGTATTCCAACCTTTATTGTCTCGCTGGGGATGTTAGAGATAGCCCGGGGAAGCGCCTACCAGTTGACCGATTCGCGGACTGCCTATATCGGTTCCAGCTTCGATTTTCTTGCGGACCCGATAGCGTTTGGCATCTCGCCGTCGTTCGTTATCGCCGTCCTGGTCATTCTGGTTGGGCATCTGGTTCTGACCCGCACTATTTTTGGCCGTCACCTGATTGGTATTGGCACCAATGAAGAGGCGGTACGGCTGTCGGGCATCAACCCTGCGCCTTATAAAGTGGTGGTCTTTGCGCTGATGGGGGCGCTGGCCGGGCTGGCATCGCTTTTTCAGGTGGCGCGTCTGGAGGCGGCCGATCCGAACGGCGGCGTGGGCATGGAGCTGCAGGTGATTGCCGCGGTCGTGATCGGCGGCACAAGCCTGATGGGCGGCCGGGGCTCGGTCATTTGTACGTTCCTTGGCGCGTTGATTATCTCCGTTCTGGCGGCGGGTCTGGCGCAAATCGGCGCCAGTGAGCCGACAAAACGCGTGATCACCGGACTGGTCATCGTTGTTGCCGTGGTGCTCGATACCTACCGCAGCCAGCGTCAGAAAACGTAG
- the thiG gene encoding thiazole synthase, protein MLRIADKTFESHLFTGTGKFATPQLMVDAVRASGSQLVTLAMKRVDLRQRNDAILAPLLEAGVSLLPNTSGAKTAEEAVFAAGLAREALGTNWLKLEIHPDARWLLPDPIETLKAAERLVRQGFVVLPYCGADPVLCKRLEEVGCAAVMPLGAPIGSNQGLETRAMLEIIIQQANVPVVVDAGIGVPSHAAAALEMGADAVLVNTAIAVADDPVKMAHAFRLAVDAGVLARGAVPGARSLHAQATSPLTGFLEAL, encoded by the coding sequence ATGTTACGTATTGCGGATAAAACTTTTGAGTCGCATCTGTTCACCGGCACCGGGAAATTCGCCACGCCGCAGCTGATGGTCGATGCCGTCCGCGCGTCGGGCAGCCAGCTGGTGACGCTGGCGATGAAGCGCGTGGATTTGCGTCAGCGTAACGATGCGATCCTCGCGCCGCTGCTGGAGGCGGGCGTATCGCTGCTGCCCAATACCTCCGGCGCCAAAACGGCCGAGGAAGCGGTATTCGCCGCCGGGCTTGCGCGGGAAGCACTGGGGACGAACTGGCTTAAACTGGAAATTCATCCCGACGCGCGCTGGCTGCTGCCGGACCCTATCGAAACGCTGAAGGCGGCAGAGCGTCTGGTCAGGCAAGGATTCGTGGTTCTCCCCTACTGCGGCGCGGATCCGGTGCTGTGCAAGCGGCTGGAGGAGGTCGGCTGCGCGGCGGTGATGCCGCTGGGCGCGCCGATAGGCTCCAACCAGGGGCTGGAGACCCGGGCGATGCTGGAAATCATCATTCAACAGGCCAACGTTCCCGTGGTGGTTGACGCCGGAATCGGCGTCCCCAGCCATGCGGCGGCGGCGCTGGAAATGGGCGCCGACGCCGTGCTGGTGAATACGGCTATCGCCGTTGCCGATGACCCGGTGAAAATGGCGCACGCGTTTCGTCTCGCCGTCGACGCCGGTGTACTGGCCCGCGGAGCGGTGCCGGGCGCGCGCAGCCTGCATGCCCAGGCCACCAGCCCGCTGACCGGCTTTCTGGAGGCGCTGTGA
- a CDS encoding sugar ABC transporter substrate-binding protein produces the protein MNIKAYSYFISTAVALTLSAAMTTTAFSADAPAHKPKIALVMKSLANEFFLTMENGAKDYQKQNADKFDLVSNGIKNETDTASQIQIVEQMIVSKADAIIIAPSDSKAMVPVVKKAIDAGILVINIDNKFDDAVLKDKGLNIPFVGPNNRKGAKDIGDYLAKHLKSGDEVGIIEGIPTSTNSQQRTLGFQDAMSQGGMKVVSVQSGQWEMNNANAIAAAMLSEYPNIKALLADNDNMALGAVSAIRAAGKRGQVQVVGYDNIDAIKPMLQDGRVLATADQFASQQAVFGINTALDALKAGKKQSELSGSIETPVKLIVKQ, from the coding sequence ATGAATATAAAAGCGTATTCTTATTTTATCAGTACTGCTGTGGCCCTGACGTTGTCGGCGGCAATGACCACGACCGCGTTTTCCGCCGATGCGCCGGCGCATAAACCTAAAATAGCGCTGGTAATGAAGTCGCTGGCGAATGAATTTTTTCTGACGATGGAAAATGGCGCCAAAGATTATCAAAAGCAGAATGCCGATAAATTCGATCTGGTTTCCAACGGAATCAAAAATGAAACAGATACCGCCAGCCAGATCCAGATTGTCGAGCAGATGATCGTCTCGAAAGCGGACGCCATCATTATTGCGCCCTCTGATTCGAAGGCGATGGTGCCGGTGGTGAAAAAGGCGATTGATGCCGGGATATTAGTGATCAATATCGACAATAAATTCGATGACGCGGTGCTGAAGGATAAAGGCCTGAACATCCCGTTTGTGGGGCCGAACAACCGCAAGGGGGCGAAAGATATCGGTGATTATCTGGCAAAACATCTGAAGTCAGGCGACGAGGTGGGCATTATTGAAGGTATCCCAACCTCCACCAACTCCCAGCAGCGTACTCTGGGCTTCCAGGATGCGATGTCGCAGGGCGGAATGAAGGTCGTTTCCGTCCAGTCCGGCCAATGGGAAATGAATAACGCAAACGCGATTGCTGCCGCAATGCTGAGTGAATATCCCAATATTAAGGCGCTGCTGGCGGATAACGACAACATGGCGCTGGGGGCGGTTTCCGCGATTCGCGCGGCGGGCAAGCGCGGCCAGGTGCAGGTCGTCGGTTATGACAACATCGACGCTATCAAACCGATGCTGCAGGATGGCCGGGTGCTGGCCACGGCGGATCAGTTCGCTTCCCAGCAGGCGGTCTTTGGTATCAATACGGCGCTGGATGCCCTGAAAGCCGGCAAAAAGCAAAGCGAGCTTTCCGGTAGCATTGAAACGCCGGTCAAACTGATCGTGAAGCAATAA
- the thiE gene encoding thiamine phosphate synthase — protein MYQPDFPPVPFRLGLYPVVDSVEWIARLLDAGVRTLQLRIKDKRDDEVEADVVAAIALGRRYNARLFINDYWRLAISHQAYGVHLGQEDLQTTDLAAIRAAGLRLGVSTHDDMEIDVALAARPSYIALGHVFPTRTKQMPSAPQGLEQLTRHITRLANYPTVAIGGISLERTPSVLATGVGSVAVVSAITQAADWQLATAQLLDMAGAGNE, from the coding sequence ATGTACCAGCCCGATTTTCCGCCGGTGCCGTTTCGTTTAGGCCTGTATCCGGTGGTCGACAGCGTGGAATGGATTGCACGCCTGCTGGACGCAGGCGTACGCACCCTTCAGCTGCGCATCAAAGATAAGCGCGACGACGAGGTGGAAGCCGATGTCGTCGCGGCGATCGCGCTTGGCCGTCGCTACAACGCCCGGCTGTTCATTAATGATTACTGGCGGCTGGCGATTAGCCATCAGGCCTACGGCGTGCACCTTGGCCAGGAGGATTTACAGACCACCGACCTGGCCGCTATTCGCGCCGCCGGTTTGCGCCTTGGCGTCTCCACCCATGACGATATGGAGATCGACGTGGCGCTGGCGGCGCGCCCCTCCTATATCGCGCTCGGCCACGTCTTCCCGACGCGGACCAAGCAGATGCCCTCTGCGCCGCAGGGGCTGGAGCAGCTTACGCGGCACATTACGCGGCTGGCGAATTACCCGACCGTCGCCATCGGAGGCATCAGCCTTGAGCGCACGCCGTCGGTCCTGGCGACCGGCGTCGGCAGCGTCGCGGTGGTCAGCGCCATTACCCAGGCGGCGGACTGGCAGCTGGCCACCGCGCAGCTGCTTGATATGGCGGGGGCAGGCAATGAATGA
- the thiH gene encoding 2-iminoacetate synthase ThiH produces the protein METFTHRWRQLDWDDIRLRINSKTVADVERALNARVLSRDDMMALLSPAASRYLEPMAQRAQRLTRQRFGNTVNFYVPLYLSNLCANDCTYCGFSMSNRLRRKTLDAEEIARECQAIRALGFEHLLLVTGEHQSKVGMDYFRRHLPAIRRRFASLQMEVQPLSQAEYAELKTLGLDGVMVYQETYHEAEYARHHLKGNKQDFFWRLETPDRLGRAGIDKIGLGALIGLSDSWRVDCYMVAEHLLWLQQRYWQSRYSISFPRLRPCAGGIQPASLMDEKQLVQAICAFRLLAPEVELSLSTRESPQFRDSVIPLAITHVSAFSKTQPGGYADDHPELEQFAPHDNRRPQEVASAIAARGLQPVWKDWDSWLGHSSQI, from the coding sequence ATGGAGACTTTTACCCACCGCTGGCGGCAACTGGACTGGGACGATATTCGCCTGCGCATCAACAGCAAAACCGTCGCTGACGTGGAACGGGCGCTGAATGCGCGCGTACTCAGCCGGGACGACATGATGGCGCTGCTGTCGCCCGCCGCCAGCCGCTACCTTGAGCCGATGGCGCAGCGCGCGCAGCGGCTGACCCGGCAGCGCTTCGGCAACACCGTCAACTTCTACGTTCCGCTGTACCTCTCCAACCTCTGCGCCAACGACTGCACCTACTGCGGCTTCTCCATGAGCAACCGCCTCAGGCGCAAAACGCTGGACGCAGAGGAGATAGCCCGGGAATGTCAGGCCATTCGCGCGCTCGGGTTTGAGCATCTGCTGCTGGTCACCGGGGAGCATCAGAGCAAGGTCGGCATGGACTATTTCCGCCGCCATCTTCCCGCCATCCGCCGCCGGTTCGCCTCGCTGCAAATGGAGGTACAGCCCCTGTCCCAGGCCGAGTACGCCGAGCTGAAAACGCTCGGTCTGGACGGCGTGATGGTCTATCAGGAAACCTATCATGAAGCGGAATATGCCCGGCACCACCTCAAAGGCAACAAGCAGGACTTCTTCTGGCGGCTGGAAACGCCGGACCGGCTCGGCAGGGCCGGTATCGACAAGATTGGCCTCGGCGCGCTGATCGGGCTTTCCGACAGCTGGCGGGTAGACTGCTACATGGTAGCCGAGCATCTGCTCTGGCTACAGCAGCGCTACTGGCAAAGCCGCTACTCCATCTCCTTCCCGCGCCTGCGGCCGTGCGCTGGCGGCATTCAGCCCGCATCGCTGATGGACGAGAAGCAGCTGGTGCAGGCCATCTGCGCGTTTCGTCTGCTGGCGCCGGAGGTGGAGCTTTCGCTGTCGACGAGGGAGTCGCCACAGTTTCGCGATAGCGTCATCCCGCTGGCCATCACCCACGTCAGCGCGTTTTCCAAAACGCAGCCCGGGGGCTACGCCGATGACCATCCTGAGCTGGAGCAGTTCGCGCCGCATGACAACCGGCGCCCGCAGGAGGTCGCCAGCGCCATCGCCGCACGCGGTTTACAGCCGGTATGGAAAGACTGGGATAGCTGGCTGGGGCACTCCTCGCAGATATAA
- a CDS encoding PTS lactose/cellobiose transporter subunit IIA — translation MEDLESIIMELLVNAGAARSSALTALQLARKGDFDGAQKAMDESRDFVKHAHTIQTQLIGLDEGTGKLPVNLITVHSQDHLMNAMVIQDLAGDMIELYRRLPAVS, via the coding sequence GTGGAAGATTTGGAATCAATCATTATGGAGCTGCTGGTTAACGCCGGCGCCGCGCGGAGCTCCGCATTAACCGCCCTGCAGCTGGCCCGTAAAGGCGACTTTGACGGGGCGCAAAAAGCGATGGATGAGTCGCGTGATTTTGTGAAACATGCGCATACCATTCAGACCCAGCTGATCGGGCTGGATGAAGGCACCGGCAAGCTGCCGGTGAACCTGATCACCGTACACTCCCAGGATCATCTGATGAACGCGATGGTCATTCAGGATCTGGCGGGCGACATGATTGAGCTGTACCGCCGTCTCCCGGCGGTCAGCTAA
- a CDS encoding HesA/MoeB/ThiF family protein: MNDADFMRYSRQLLLEDIAIDGQERLLASRVLIVGLGGLGSPAALYLAGAGVGTLVLADDDDVHLSNLQRQILFTADDINQPKSQATRARLSRLNPGISLIALQERLVGEALAREVARADVVLDCTDNMATRQAINAACVKTDTPLITASAVGFGGQMMVLTPPWTHGCYRCLWPDDAEPERNCRTAGVVGPVVGVMGALQALETIKLLCGMETQHDALRLFDARANSWRTLMLRRADGCPVCGGQHENHR, translated from the coding sequence ATGAATGACGCCGACTTTATGCGCTATAGCCGACAGCTTCTGCTGGAGGACATCGCCATCGACGGGCAAGAAAGGCTGCTCGCCAGCCGGGTGCTAATTGTTGGGCTCGGCGGGTTGGGATCGCCCGCCGCGCTGTATCTGGCGGGCGCCGGGGTCGGCACGCTGGTCCTGGCGGACGACGACGACGTACACCTGAGCAATCTGCAGCGCCAAATTTTGTTTACCGCTGATGACATAAATCAGCCGAAATCACAGGCCACCCGGGCGCGCCTGTCCCGTCTGAATCCCGGCATTTCGCTGATTGCGCTCCAGGAGCGCCTCGTTGGGGAAGCGCTGGCCCGCGAGGTCGCACGCGCCGACGTTGTGCTCGACTGCACGGACAACATGGCGACGCGCCAGGCGATAAATGCCGCCTGCGTGAAAACGGACACGCCGCTGATTACCGCCAGCGCCGTCGGCTTCGGCGGCCAGATGATGGTGCTGACACCGCCCTGGACGCACGGCTGCTACCGCTGCCTGTGGCCGGACGATGCCGAACCGGAGCGCAACTGCCGTACCGCCGGAGTCGTGGGTCCGGTGGTCGGGGTCATGGGTGCGCTCCAGGCGCTGGAAACCATTAAGCTGCTCTGCGGCATGGAGACACAGCATGACGCGCTGCGCCTGTTTGACGCCCGCGCCAACAGCTGGCGCACCCTGATGCTCAGGCGCGCCGACGGCTGTCCGGTATGCGGAGGCCAGCATGAGAATCATCGTTAA
- the thiC gene encoding phosphomethylpyrimidine synthase ThiC — MSAQKLTRREQRAQAQRFIDTLEGTAFPNSKRIYITGSQTDIRVPMREIQLSPTLIGGSKEDPQFEDNEAIPVYDTSGPYGDPDIAIDVQQGLAKLRQPWIAARNDSEALTDRSSAYTKARLADDGLDELRFTGLLTPQRAKAGKRVTQLHYARQGIVTPEMEFIAIRENMGRERIRSRTLRHQHPGEGFGARLPENITPEFVCDEVAAGRAIIPANINHPESEPMIIGRNFLVKVNANIGNSAVTSSIEEEVEKLVWSTRWGADTVMDLSTGRYIHETREWILRNSPVPIGTVPIYQALEKVNGIAEDLTWEAFRDTLLEQAEQGVDYFTIHAGVLLRYVPMTAGRLTGIVSRGGSIMAKWCLSHHQENFLYQHFREICEICAAYDVSLSLGDGLRPGSIQDANDEAQFAELHTLGELTKIAWEYDVQVMIEGPGHVPMQMIRRNMTEELEHCHEAPFYTLGPLTTDIAPGYDHFTSGIGAAMIGWFGCAMLCYVTPKEHLGLPNKEDVKQGLITYKIAAHAADLAKGHPGAQIRDNAMSKARFEFRWEDQFNLALDPFTARAYHDETLPQESGKVAHFCSMCGPKFCSMKISQEVRDYAAAQTIEVGMADMSENFRARGGEIYLRKEKA; from the coding sequence ATGTCTGCACAAAAACTGACCCGCCGCGAACAGCGCGCACAGGCCCAACGCTTTATCGATACGCTCGAAGGCACCGCCTTCCCGAACTCAAAACGTATTTACATTACCGGCTCTCAGACGGATATCCGCGTCCCGATGCGGGAAATTCAGCTTAGCCCAACGCTCATTGGCGGCAGCAAAGAGGATCCGCAGTTTGAAGATAACGAAGCGATCCCGGTGTATGACACCTCCGGCCCGTACGGCGATCCGGATATCGCGATCGACGTTCAGCAGGGGCTGGCAAAGCTGCGCCAGCCGTGGATTGCCGCTCGCAACGACAGCGAAGCGCTGACGGACCGCAGCTCTGCGTATACCAAAGCGCGCCTGGCGGATGACGGTCTCGATGAACTGCGCTTCACCGGCCTGCTGACGCCGCAGCGCGCCAAAGCGGGCAAACGCGTGACCCAGTTGCACTATGCCCGCCAGGGGATCGTCACGCCGGAGATGGAGTTTATCGCCATTCGTGAAAACATGGGCCGCGAGCGGATTCGAAGCCGAACGCTGCGCCACCAGCATCCTGGCGAAGGCTTCGGCGCCCGTCTGCCGGAGAATATCACCCCGGAATTCGTGTGTGACGAAGTGGCTGCCGGGCGCGCCATCATCCCCGCCAACATCAACCATCCAGAATCCGAACCGATGATCATCGGCCGTAACTTCCTGGTGAAGGTCAACGCCAATATCGGCAATTCAGCGGTCACATCGTCGATTGAAGAAGAGGTCGAAAAGCTGGTGTGGTCAACGCGCTGGGGCGCAGACACGGTGATGGACCTCTCCACCGGCCGCTACATCCACGAGACCCGCGAGTGGATCCTGCGCAACAGCCCGGTACCGATCGGCACCGTGCCGATCTACCAGGCGCTGGAGAAGGTCAATGGGATCGCCGAAGATCTCACCTGGGAGGCGTTTCGCGATACGCTGCTGGAGCAGGCCGAGCAGGGCGTGGACTACTTCACTATCCACGCGGGCGTGCTGCTGCGCTATGTGCCGATGACCGCCGGACGGCTGACCGGCATCGTCTCGCGCGGCGGTTCTATCATGGCGAAATGGTGTCTCTCGCATCACCAGGAGAATTTCCTCTACCAGCACTTCCGCGAAATTTGCGAAATCTGCGCCGCCTATGACGTTTCGCTGTCGCTGGGCGACGGTCTGCGTCCGGGCTCGATTCAGGATGCCAACGATGAAGCGCAGTTTGCCGAACTGCACACGCTGGGCGAACTGACCAAAATCGCCTGGGAGTACGACGTACAGGTGATGATTGAAGGCCCGGGTCACGTGCCGATGCAGATGATCCGCCGCAATATGACCGAAGAGCTGGAGCACTGCCACGAAGCGCCGTTCTACACCTTAGGACCGTTGACCACCGACATCGCGCCGGGCTACGACCACTTCACCTCCGGCATTGGCGCGGCGATGATCGGCTGGTTCGGCTGCGCCATGCTCTGCTACGTCACGCCGAAGGAGCACCTCGGCCTGCCGAATAAAGAGGATGTGAAGCAGGGGCTGATTACCTACAAGATTGCCGCCCACGCCGCCGACCTGGCGAAAGGCCATCCGGGCGCGCAGATTCGCGATAACGCGATGTCGAAAGCGCGCTTCGAATTCCGCTGGGAAGATCAGTTCAACCTGGCGCTCGACCCGTTCACCGCCCGCGCCTATCACGACGAAACCCTGCCGCAGGAATCCGGCAAAGTGGCCCACTTCTGCTCGATGTGCGGACCAAAATTCTGCTCGATGAAAATCAGCCAGGAAGTGCGCGATTACGCCGCGGCACAGACGATAGAAGTCGGCATGGCGGATATGTCGGAGAACTTCCGCGCCAGGGGCGGGGAAATTTATCTGCGTAAGGAGAAAGCCTGA
- a CDS encoding sugar ABC transporter ATP-binding protein, with protein sequence MADYQEILSMSGVGKTYSEPVLTNINLTLYSGKVLALTGENGAGKSTLSKIIGGLIAPTTGSMTYLGQPYAPASRKEAEKLGIRMVMQELNLLPTLTIAENLFLDRLPNRGGWINRKRLREMAIPVMATVGLQALDPDMLVGELGIGHQQMIEIARNLIGDSRILILDEPTAMLTSREVELLFAQIQQFKQRGVSLIYISHRLDELAQVADEIMVLRDGNMVCTDDIRRYSSEQLVSLMVGRDLDSRFDVSARRQGNPILKVEHFTRGDVLQDISLTLHRGEVLGISGLVGAGRTELMRAIFAADRIDSGQLWVGDPLKAVTLRSPAEAIAHRIALVTEDRKGEGLLLPLSVAANTSLGNSDKISRLSWLDAGREQRLAQKYISRLGIRTSGAQLAVDSLSGGNQQKVLISRWLERSCDVILFDEPTRGIDVGAKRDIYLLLNELTQSGKGVIVVSSDLRELMLICDRIAVLSAGKLVETFTRDGWTQDAILAAAFSGYQHATGSLHNE encoded by the coding sequence ATGGCTGATTATCAAGAGATCCTGTCAATGTCCGGCGTGGGTAAAACCTACAGCGAGCCGGTGCTGACCAATATTAATCTGACGTTGTATTCCGGGAAAGTGCTGGCGCTCACCGGAGAAAATGGCGCAGGGAAAAGTACGCTATCGAAAATTATCGGCGGCCTGATTGCGCCGACGACGGGCAGCATGACCTATCTCGGGCAGCCTTACGCCCCCGCCAGCCGCAAGGAGGCGGAAAAACTCGGCATTCGCATGGTGATGCAGGAGCTGAACCTGCTGCCTACGCTGACCATTGCCGAGAATCTCTTTCTCGATCGGCTGCCGAATCGGGGCGGCTGGATCAACCGTAAACGCCTGCGCGAGATGGCCATCCCGGTGATGGCGACGGTCGGCCTGCAGGCGCTGGATCCCGACATGCTGGTGGGAGAGCTCGGTATCGGTCATCAGCAGATGATTGAAATCGCCCGTAATCTGATCGGCGACAGCCGTATTCTTATTCTGGATGAGCCGACCGCTATGCTGACCAGTCGCGAAGTTGAGCTGCTGTTCGCACAAATTCAGCAGTTCAAACAGCGGGGCGTGTCGCTGATCTATATCTCCCATCGCCTCGACGAGCTGGCGCAGGTCGCTGACGAGATTATGGTGCTGCGAGACGGCAACATGGTCTGTACCGATGACATCAGGCGCTACAGCAGCGAACAGCTGGTCTCGCTGATGGTCGGACGCGATCTCGACAGCCGCTTTGACGTCAGCGCCCGCCGCCAGGGAAACCCGATACTGAAGGTTGAGCACTTTACCCGCGGCGACGTTTTGCAGGATATCTCGTTAACGCTGCATCGCGGCGAGGTGCTGGGTATCAGCGGGCTGGTCGGCGCTGGCCGCACCGAGCTGATGCGGGCCATTTTCGCGGCCGACCGTATCGATAGCGGCCAGCTGTGGGTGGGGGACCCGCTAAAGGCCGTGACGCTTCGCTCGCCCGCAGAGGCGATAGCGCATCGCATTGCGCTGGTGACTGAAGACCGTAAAGGCGAGGGGCTGCTGCTGCCGCTGTCCGTGGCGGCGAATACGTCGCTGGGCAACAGTGACAAGATAAGCCGTCTGTCGTGGCTCGACGCGGGCCGGGAGCAGAGGCTGGCGCAGAAATATATCAGTCGCCTGGGGATTCGTACATCGGGCGCGCAGCTGGCGGTCGATAGCCTGTCTGGCGGCAACCAGCAGAAGGTATTGATTAGCCGCTGGCTGGAGCGGAGCTGCGATGTGATTCTCTTCGATGAGCCGACGCGCGGTATTGACGTTGGCGCAAAGCGGGATATCTATCTGCTCCTGAATGAATTAACGCAAAGCGGGAAAGGGGTGATCGTTGTCTCCAGCGATCTACGTGAACTGATGCTGATTTGCGATCGCATTGCGGTACTTTCCGCCGGCAAGCTGGTGGAGACTTTTACACGCGACGGCTGGACGCAGGATGCCATTCTGGCCGCAGCGTTTTCCGGCTATCAGCACGCCACGGGGAGTTTACACAATGAGTAA
- the thiS gene encoding sulfur carrier protein ThiS: MRIIVNEESVECSSALSVSALLTQLQLLRPGMALALNQQILPRAQWDEQLLQDGDAILLFQVIAGG; this comes from the coding sequence ATGAGAATCATCGTTAACGAGGAGAGCGTGGAGTGCTCGTCCGCGCTGAGCGTTTCCGCGCTGCTGACGCAGCTGCAGCTGTTAAGACCCGGTATGGCGCTGGCGCTCAATCAACAGATTCTCCCCCGCGCGCAGTGGGATGAGCAATTGTTGCAGGACGGCGACGCCATTCTGCTTTTTCAGGTTATCGCGGGAGGCTGA